AGCTCTTCTTTTCTCCCTGAGCAACCTGCTCTTTTAAAAGTGCATTTTCACTTTCCAATGCTTCGATCCTGCTTTGCAATTCAATGATCTGATGTTCTCTGTCAAGCATGATCTCATGTGCCTGATTCAGGTAACGGTTTAATTTATCGCATGCTCCATTCTTTGCTTCCAGCTGGTTATTCAGGTCATATATAATCTTACCAAACGTTATTCTCTCCCTGGTCAGAGATTCCGACAACTCCCCATTGGTCTCCGTTAGCGTGGAGATTTGTTTTAATGCATCTGTTATGGAAGTGAGTAATTCGGGGCGCACTGCTTTGTGTCATGGTATTGGCTATATTAACGCAAAAGCATCATTATTGGTTTGGCTGATCCGGTGATTTTCCTGACTTTCTTTCGTAACGCTTTCTATACTTAATCTCGATTCCTTCCAGGATTAGCATCACGTCTTTGCGTTCAATCATCATCGCCTGGCAACCAGGATCATAAACCGGTTTGCCAAAAGTGCCCCTGGCTAATCTTTTATAATAAAGCGCCTGACCATCTCCATCAAATTGTAACATTTTTACCTGGGTGAGACGACCGTTAAAAAACAAATAGATGATGCCCTTCGCTAATGGATCAAGTGCCATTTGATTACGTACGATGCCTGACAAACCATTTATTCCCATCCGCATATCCGCTGCAGATGTATAGATATAAAAATTATAACCCGCTAATGACAACATTGATTAATGATTTAGCAAGGTGAGTAAATATTCTGCCGGCACAGGTTGATAAATTGCAATACCGCGCACTTCAGCAAATAAGTTTGAATTAACAGGCTCATTTGATGATGCTACAATTTTTACGGGAAGTATTGCTGGTGGTGAGGATGGAACCGGTGAAGTATTGTTTGTTTTCTTTAACCAGTAATAAAAACTGCCTTCACTTATTTGATGAGCCCTGCAGTATTCGCTAATAATCATGCCGGAATCAGGCTGCTGACGAACATGGAATGCCATGTCCACTTTTAAGGGAGAACCAGGGAGAGATCTCTGAATTTGCTTCTTTCGCATCGTTTAAATTTTGATGCAATGATCGCAATATTTAATTGCTATTTGGCAACGCCGAGAACCGAATACTTACTCCATAAAACAGATTAAGAAGATGCCCCAGATCGAATGCTTACTTTATATCACCCAATCAGAGGCTTTCGCATTCAGAAGATACCGTTATTTCGGATGGAATTTGTCTATTGTTTCATCCCGATTTTTTAGCCGGTTACCCTTTGGCGAAAACCATCAAAAACTATGGTTTTTTTTCCTATGAAGTCAACGAAGCCCTGCATTTATCTGAAAAGGAAGAAGAAATTTTGGAAAATATTTTCAAAAATATTGAAAATGAATATCAATCAAATATTGACCAATTTAGTCAAGACGTCATCATTGCTCACATAGAATTGATTTTGCAGTACAGTAACCGTTTTTACAACCGTCAGTTCATTACAAGAAAAATTGCCAACAACGAGATTTTAGTTCGCTTGGAAAAACTTTTGGATGATTATTTCAATGACGATGAAAAGTTGGTTGCCGGCTTACCGACTGTACAGCAAATAGCAGAGCACTTAAATATCTCGCCTAATTATTTAAGTGATATGTTACGAAGTATCACAGGACAAACAACCCAACACCACATTCACGAAAAACTGATTGAAAAAGCAAAAGAGCTGTTGACAACAAGCAATCTTTCAATAAGTGAGATTGCATACCGGTTGGGCTTTGAATATCCACAGTCATTCAATAAACTGTTCAAAAAGAAAACCGACATTTCTCCGTTGGAGTTCCGGCAGTCATTCAATTAAATAAGTAGAAATAAATATTTTAATTGGCGTAATGCACGTTCTTTGTTGAACCTTGCAATTGGAAATACGATGCATGACAAAAGCAAACGATAGTTTCAAACGGCGTTTAAGGTCTTTACAATTCCAGAATTGTAAAGCTCATCAATAAAAAAGAACAATAAAAAAGTTCCGTAATTATAGATGAGCTACCTACAATATATTTTCGTGGCTTGGATAATCCCGTTCATTAGTCATTAATCCAAGGATATTTTATCACGATATTGCTTTGGTGTCATTCCCGCATATTTACTGAATATACGAACAAAGTAGCTGGGTGTTTCAAATTTTAACTGGCTGCTAATCTCTGCCACTGACAAGGTAGTATAATCAAGTAGGTTTTTTGCTTCCTGGATCAGCTTTTTAAGGAGATATGACTTGGCAGTAGACCCTAGATACTTTTTAGTCATCCTGTTTAAGTAATTTGAAGTTATAAAAAGCTTGTCAGCGAAGAACTTTACCTCATGTGATCTTAAATAATGCTCATCCGCCAGTTTTACAAAGGCTTTGATATGCCTGTTGGCCTGTTCCTCTTTGCTAGACATTTCTGTATTCTCTATTGGCACGACAACGGCTTGTTCAAGCAGTGCCAGGATCATATAAACCAATGCCCGTAACATGTGTTCGCTGCTGCTGATACCTTTCTGGATCTCCCTGTCTATTTGTTCCAGATGGGTTACGACATTTTTAAAGAGTTTTTTATTTAGGTGTATCAAAGGTGAAGTCCGATCTGATCTCAGATAACTGAATTTATTTAAAAACTGCTTATCATTAAAAAATGAGATCAAAAAGTCTTCCTCGAACAGCAATGCATACCCCTGCATGGCAGTCTGCTGTTGCCAGCTCCAGATTTCTCCCGGAATAGAGCAAATGACATCTCCTGCCTTAACTTTCAGTTCTGTCTGATTAATAAAAACATTTTCATTTCCACCTATTATAAAGGTAAGATCATAGAAAGTAAGCCTATGGGTGGGCTCTGTTTCAATGTACTTATTGATCTCAGAAATGGGAACAATATCTACCAACAGTGGTTTTCCATACTTTTCATTGATAAAGTTGTATAGAACGATTGATTTCATTTATTTAAATATAAGAATATTTTGGGAATGGTCGTTTACCTGTGACTGCTGACCAACACGTCTGCGTGCAATATCCCTGATCAAAATTTTGCACCAAAAGTGACATTCTTGGTAGCGTTTGTCTATCGTTTTCTGTCATGATTGCCAATACCTTTGTATGTAGCTAATCAGAAAATAGAAATTTACTGGTCAGCTTTATGATATACAAAAAATAGAAAATTGTAAAATTATGAAGTATTTTATCGAAATGTTTTCTCCAACACAAGCTTGGATGGATTTGAACAAAGAACAAAGAACAAAATATCTAGATCACGTCAACGAAGTTTCTAAGGAGATGATGGAAAACGGTGTAGCTATCATTGCTATGCAGGAAAATGATGCAGACACCATTCACCGAGCCGGTTATAATTTCTTTGTCATCTGGACCATTGAAACTGCTGAACTTGAAGAGGCTGTTCAAAAGCTTATGTTAAGTGAAGGTTGGTTCAATTACTTTGATCAGCTAAATTTAAAAGGAGAACCAAGCGATATTTTTGGCAAACTAATCAATGGTTAAAAACTATAAATAATGCTTGAGGCTATTAAAACCTCAAGCATTATTTATAGTTTGTTGGGAATTATAGTTTCAACAAACTAAATTTAAATATCTAGGGACGTTCGACACCTTCAAAGATTTGCAACACTTCTTGCGCATGAACAGTTGGATCATAGGGAGGATTACCAATACCTTGTGAAATCAATTCAGTTGATACAGGATCCCAAAGTTGACTGTGATTACCGGTAGCAAAGTCAAGAAGTGCGTCACGAACAAAATTATCACGAACAATTTGCTCATCGCTTGCATCAGGAGCTTGCTGCCCAACAATTCCGTACATTTCTGTTCCGTGAACAGCTGGAACGCCTTCAACAGGACCAATACATAGCAAATAAGCCTTTCCACCTGCAGCAGCATGCGCCAATGCACCTCGTGCTTGTGGTAACGTAAACGAATAATCTGTAAGTAACAAGCCACGAATCTCAACTGGGGTACGTCCGTCAACATTGTATGCGTCAATAATTTTTTTTGCACGACTTCGTGGAATTCGGTTGCGGTAAGCAAATTCTTTCACCAAATTGTCGATACTTTTAGGGTCAAAATCTTCGGTTTTGTAAAGCACCCAATATCCTGTTTCGTAAGTTGTACTGCTAAACATAATATCAATATCCTTATGTCGTCCAGATTGAAGAACAGACATTGGATGGTCGATAAGAACACCATTTGGTTGATTTTTATCATCAACGGTAGCAACGCAATTATTATCCACACCGTGCCCAACACCAGGGTCTGTATAGATTGTATTATTCATTGTTTCTGCAAGCAAACTTGCCTCGATTTGTAGCAATTCTTCAGGATTATCCAGAATACCAAGTGCGGTGAGAACCTCAATAGCACACTCTTCTGCACTCCAAGCTGGAACTTGACGAGATGGCATACCAGAAAATGCGGCAATACGATGAAATAATCCATAAGCAGAAGGTGCTGCAAGTAGAGCAAGTGCAGAAAAAGCACCTGCACTATGTCCAGTAATGGTAACATTGTTTGGGTCGCCACCAAAGTGTGCAATATTTGCTTGCACCCATTTGAGTGCAGTAATCATATCTTGCAGGCAAAGGTTTGTTGCCTCTGCAAGTGCTCCTCCATATTGGGAAAGCGACAATGCACCAAACGCACCCAATCTATAATTTATGGATACCCCAATTACACGACCTGTTGCTGCTAAACCAGAGGCATTAGACACAGTTTGTGAATTCGCACCACTCATCCAACCGCCACCGTAAATATAAACGACCACTGGAAGGGGTTTTTCGTTAATGTTTTCGGGGGCCCAAACATTAAGATTTAAACAATCTTCGCTAAAGCCACTATCTGCTTCGAGCCAACTGGTGTTGCCTGCTTGTAATGGTGCAACACCTTTTTTGTCATAAGGTAAATTGGGATTAAAAGGCAACAAAATAGGACTGCGAAAGCGCTGTGCGGTAGCGTAGGGAATGCCCAGCCATGAACGTGTAGTTTGGGTAACTGTTGTTTTTTCGTTATCCATAGTATTAGAAATTATAACATTTTTGTTTAGGTTTTTAAAAATACTACTCTGAAATAAAAATAAAGATTACATTAAAGCATGCTAACTTGGATGATTTCGTTGAGATGGTCAATCCGTTCGGTATGAATGACTTTAATACCTTACTAACATAATATAAAACACAGATATTTCTCAAAAAAATGTATCCTCCCTTAGGATTACATTAAACTACTTCTTTGAAAATACTAAAATTTACATCCATTGGACGTATAACTGACCATGTAGAGTGTATTGCATACCACTTACCGTCTTCTTCCTTTTGAAATACCTCAATACAATTATAATCTATATTGATAAGGTTTGTTTTTGCAAAAAGCTGATAAGTTAATACTGCCATATCTTTTCCAAGTTGGACTCTTGGATCACGTACTTCATAGCTGTCCGCTTTTAAATTTCCTTCTACCTTTTTTAACAGAGGAATAATGTCATCAAAATTTTCTGCACGACTAGTCGCAACAGCATCAAAATAGGTAAAACTGCGTTTTGACCATAGTTCAGCATAGCCTGAAGTATCTCCATTAAACCATTTTTCCAATGCTGCTTCCTCAAGTCCAATGATATGCTCCGCTATCTGTTTCTCTTCGTCATTTTTGTAATACCAAACTTTTGTTTTTTCGTCTTTCATAATATTAAATACTTTATTCATACAAAATTAGCCTTTAATCAGATGATAGATGAGAATTTAAAAGGCATTAAATGTCACTTTTCAGGACAAATTCTCATATTATCACTACTTTTGTGATTATAATACAAATCATTTTTTAAATGAAAGCAATACATCAATATAATTTCTACCGAAAAAAATATGGTCTCGATTTACCTATAGATGTAGTTGCAATCAAGGATTTTAAAAAATTTATCGATAAAAATCCTATTCACCGACTCTCATATTTCGACTTAACATTTATAGTTGAAGGAAATGAAGAACTAGACATAAATGAATATAGAATGTTGGTTGGTCGTGGCGATATTGTTTGTTCCTTTCCAGGCCAGGTTTGGCGTTGGCAGGAAAATACTAAACTGGAGGGGTATGCTTTAGTGTTTGAAGAAGATTTTCTGCTTTCCTTTTTCAGGGATAGGTACTTCTTAAGAAATCTCAACTATTTACAAGTTCACCGTTCATCCCCATTATTGACTACGAACGAAGAGCAATTTGAGATCCTCCTGCAACATTTAAAATTACTACGGTCTGAAATATTAAAACGTGCTGGTTCAAACACAGATGTGCTAAGGGCATTATTATACCTTATCTTAAGCCTTCTAAAAGATTGCGATCTAAAACCTTTGAATAACGTCGAACAAACAAAAGGTCTGGCTATAAACCGTTATATAGAATCATTTACAGCTTTAGTGGAAACTAATTTTTTGACCAGACGCGATCTTTCATTTTATGCGGATAAGTTATTTATTACGACCAACTATTTGAATAAAATAACAAAGGAAGTTTTGGGAACAACGGCCAAAACTTACATACTTAATAAAACAATTGGCGAGGCTAAAAATTTACTCAACTACAGTAGCATGTCCATTGCTGAAATTAGTGAGAAACTCAATATTGAAACCCCGTCTTATTTCGTTCGCATGTTCCGAAAAAGTACCGGTATGACACCAAGAGAATTTAGAAATAATTCTGAATCTAAAAGTGGCAATTAATTCGGTAATAATGAGATTTTATATGAAATCATATATTTTAGATAGCTGTCACGCGTTGTACCTTCGAATGCGGTTGAACCAGAACCGTTGTAAATATTTTTAAAACACTTTTCTTTTTTTTGATTGATTGTTACCAAGGCAATATCTCGCCAGATTGAGAGAAAGTTCCTGTTGGTCCATGCTCATCAAGCAAAGCTAATGCAACACCTGTTTTAGCACCTTCTTCCGGTGTAAGCGGCGCTTGATCTGATCCAATTGATGTTTGAACCCATCCCGGATTTGCAGCGTTTACTTTGATATTTGTTTCCTTAAGTGCATTGGCAAGGAAAACCGTAAACTGATTGAGTGCCGTTTTTGAGGCGCTGTAAGCATAAGGTTTTAATTGATACAGCCAATGAGTCTCATCTAAATGGACACCGAAAGAACCGGAAACACTACTGATGTTTACAATACGGCCCGACTCGCTTTTTTTGATTAACGGTAACAATGCTTGGGTAAGCTCCACTGTTCCGAAATAGTTAATATCAAAAGTATCACGAAGGGTTTGTAAGGGAACAGTTTCTACGTTGTTTCCGAACCATGCGCTGTCTAAAAATACAGCCGCATTGTTAATCAGGATGTCCAATGCACCATATTCATTTTCAATGTAATTTTTCACATTTTCAATATCGGCAGAATTGCTGATATCCAGTTTTACATAAGTAACATCTAATGATAGATCGCGTAATGCTGTTTCTGCCTTTTTACCTTCGGTTTCATTCCTTGCTCCTAATAAAACTTTGATGTTCTGTTCTGCAAGCTGTTTTGCTGTTTCGTAACCAATGCCTTTATTGGCACCTGTTACTAATGCTATCTTTGTCATATTTAATCTATTTATTTAAATTATATTGCAAAGTTAGCACCGGCGGCATAACCGATGATAGCACAATTAGAACCTATACTTACTAAAATCAAACTTATCAGCTAAGTTTCAGTAAGATCTGACCTATTCTTTATGTAATTTTCTGTAATCTGTAGGCGAACCCTCTGTATGCTTTTTAAAGAAAAGGTTGAAATGTGAGGGTTCTTCAAAGCCTAATGAATAGGAAATCTCGGCAATGTGCCAATCAGTCAATTTTAATAATATCATAGCCTCCTGGATAAGTCGTGATGCTATAATATTACTGACAGTTCTTCCTTTGGATAATTTTACCTGACGGTTCAAATAGTTGGGATGCAACGATAGGCTGTCTGCAAAATCTTTTGGGGTTTTTAATTTGATGGTATCCTGCTGGGATTCTACCGGAAACTGAGATTCCAGCAGTCTGATAAAAGAACAGGTTATAACCTCACTTGTATTATTTGTTTTAACGAATGAGTTTGCCGGAGCCAGCTTTTGTCCGTTAAAAATGAGTTCGAGCAGATGAGTACGCTGAAGGTTTTCCTTATATACACTATCGGCATGTGTTTCATCAAAGATTTTGTTATATATCGTGATAAAATCATTTGTCTGCTCATCTGTCAACGAGTAGATATTCTGTCTGCCTGGTTTATATATCGGGAATTCAAGCAAACGATAACCGCTGTTGGCCTTGGTAATAAATTCCTCTTTAAAAACGCAACTTATCCCTGCGTATCCCATGTCGGAACTCTTTATCCCGAATGGAACCTTGGTAGTGGTGAACAATAATGAGTTGCCCGAAATATCAATGCTCCTGTCTTCAAATTCAAGCTGATAATCCCCCTGTAGAAGGGTAACGGTGTAAAAAGTCTTCCTGCTATATTCAAATGAAAGAATAGAATTATCACCTACACTTAGATCTATTATACTGAAGACACCTGTATCACTATGTAGTGTACCCAATATTGCAGGTGAATTTTTAGTATCAATTGAAGATAAGGCGTCAGATGTTTTCATATGCAAATTTAGGCAAAAAATAATGGAAAATTATTTGGGTCTTAGAATGTCGTAAACCAGTGCGTATATTTAAGTATTTGATAACAATGTGATTATACAAAAAAATCTACCGTAATTTAATTGATATTTTTCACGCAGGGGAATAGTGTAAAAGTCCGCAAAAGTGACATTTTAATCCTTTTTTCTACTTGAAGAAAAGTTGCTTATTGTATAGTTTTGAAGCGGGCGCAGTTTTAAGAAACCTGTCCAATTATAAATTATATATCAATGAATATCGAAGAATTTAGAGAATACTGTTTGTCATTTAAGGGATCTCATGATAAGATGCCCTTTAATAAGGCGAATTCCGACTATGACAAAAATATAATGACCTTTAGCGTGATGGATAAATGGTTTTGCTTTGTTAATATCGAAAATTTTGATTTCTGTGATCTCAAATGCGATCCTGAAGTGTCAAAACAGCTTCAAGATGAATATGAAGGGGTTACTCCTGGCTACCATATGAATAAAGAGCATTGGATAAGTGTCCATTTTAAAAAGGATGTTCCAAAAAGTAAAATAGAACTTTTGGTGCAGAATTCCTATAATCTGGTTGTTGCAGGTTTGACAAAAAAACAACAGGAAGATTTGGCAAAAATCTCATAACGAAAAATCTGTAATTCGTTAGTGTTTTATTTGTCAGCTCCCGTAAGGCGTTAATTTCATGCCTTATAAAATCATCCTTTATCCATTTTCGCTCAATGCTATTATAGCAGTCAAAGACTTTTGATGCATTTGTAATATCCTGCAATCGCATCTGTCATTCTAAGATATTCATAAGAAAAATTGGTGGTTTACTACGTTAAATTCCTATTTAGTCGGTCATTAGAAAAGGGTGTTCACATCAGAAAAGCAAAATAGCAAGCTACTTCATTAGTCAAATATGAGCTTGGGAACTACTTTGTAACATCCATCAGCTCCTGTTTTGGCCGGTGGATAATCTATTTCCTAAACTTCCATTTTAATAGAAAAATAAAAAACAGCAATGAATGAATAAATACTACAGTGAAAAGATTAACTCCCTAAATTACCAAATCAATGAGCTTATTGCAGAATTAGAAAACCCTATCCTTCTATCAGAGCAAGTCATTGAGCTGATTTTACTAACACTTGCTGACCTAAAAGTTTTTGTTTTGAAGAGAGGCTTTAAAAATGATGAGGAAGAAATTTATTTTTTCAAATATCAAAAACCGGTAATTGTTTCCAAACTCATTTATTACAATGCTATTTATAAGATTGAGACAGGAAAGCCCTATGGAACAAAGCGCACTAATAAATACCTGAAAAAAGAACTTAAGAAACTTAAAAAATTCTTTGATAATAATTTTGATTTCTATAAATACCATCGTAATAACAACGACTTTCTTGATGATAAACTTTTCTTGCGTGGCAAACATGATATAAAACTATGTCTTGATACCTATTATTTCGAATCGGATCATTCCTTTTCTACATCGCATGATTATAAAGTCGCCAAAATTATGGCAAACGATCTGATACAGCTCTATCTCAAAAACAAGATTTTCATCACGAAGAAAAAAGCGCTAAAGGATTTAGGCCCACCAAATATATTTCTCAACTGGACAGGCAGTAAAGCGGGTATGATTGAATTAATTTACGCTCTTCATTATCAAGGTGTATTTGATAACGGTAGCACCGATATACGATTAATTGCAGAGTATTTTGAGCAGTTATTTGGTGTTGATTTAGGGAATTTTTATCACACCTATCTTGAAATAAGAAACAGAAAAATCAACAGGACTAAGTTCCTTGACAAGTTACGAGATACCCTTATTAAAAAGATGGACGAACAGGACGCGAAACAATATAATCAATGAATAAATACAGTCCTCTTTTGCTTTTTATCTTTCCTCATTTCGGAAATAGGAGCTGTTTTGTATTTGTTGAACTCTTAAGCCTCTACGCAACTCCAGTTTAACTTTTTTTAATTATTCCTTGTCTTTGCCACAGTAGGATTGACATTCAATTTTTCAGGTTCTTTTTTCTCTTCTCCTTTTTCATTTTCTGAAGGAGCAATAGATAACTGTATCTTTCGCTCCACAGCAGCCAGTTCCGTTTTGAGTTCGCCCAGCCGACTTTCTTTAGTCCAGGTTCCATTAACCACTTCCTTAAGAATAGGCAGGTCCTTTTGAATTTCAGCAATCTTCTTTTGTTCCTGTTCAATATAACCGGGCAATTTCTCCAATGCGTTAAGAAAATTCATAGCCGCCAGCTTCTCATCTTTAGCGATGATACCGTTGTTGTAGGTGTATTTGATGTTTCCTTCTCCCTGTACCAAAAAACGGTTTACCCGAATATCCACGCCCTCTTTTTCCGACACTTCGGTTTTGACCAATAAGGTAAATCCATACAGGCTTCCGATTTCTTCATACTGACCTCCGGTGCGGGCTTTGTCCGCAAGCTGGTTGAGCTTAATACCAATTTGTTTGACATCCGCATTTGGCAGTAAGCCCTCCAATTGCACAGGGTTAGCAATGGTTCCGTCAGAATGTTTTTGTATGCGCCCTTGTAAGTTATCCCAATCGAGGATCATCCGGTTCAAACGGAATTGCGCACTTTCAAGCATTTCCGTACAGTCTTGCAGCTTGTATTTGGCACTGAATTTAGAACGGTTGAATGCCTGTTTTTCGCTTTCCAGTCCGGCAATCTGTTTCTCCAGTTTGGCTTTATCCAACAGGTCGGTATTTCCCGACAGGATAGCCACGTATTCCGAAAAGTTCATTCCCGATTTTTCGTCCATACTGCCCTCATCAATGGTACGTTTGCCGAGGTTGTTGGTTTTTAATTGGTCGATGAAAAGCTGCTTATTATACAGCAGGTTGAACTTATAACTATCCAGTGATTTTTCAACGGCATAAATGATCACATCTACTTTATTGTCGGCAAAGAACTTGACTATCTCATTACCCTTGCGGATAGCCCGGCCATCCCTTTGAGCAAGGTCACTCGGTCGCCACGGCGTATCTAAATGATGGACGGCAACGGCTCTTTTCTGTGCGTTTACGCCCGTGCCGAGCATACTTGTAGAACCGAATAGCACACGGATTTTACCCTCGTTCATCCCTTTGATTAGTTCTTTACGCTGCTTATCTTTTTTTGCTTCCTGTATAAAGCGGACTTCGTGGGCAGGGATGCCGTGGTCTTCCACGAGCTTGCGTTTGATTTCGGAGTACACATTCCATTCGCCCGGCTTGTAGGTTCCAAGATCAGAGAAAACGAACTGCGTTCCTTTCTGTGCATTGTATTGGTTGTAATACTTGGCAATGTTCACCGCACAATGCGAAGCCTTGTTGTCGGGATGATCTTCGTACCTGCCGCTTACCATACGCATATCAAGTGACATTTTTCGGGCATAGTCGGTAGCAATGAGCATCTTTGCCTTTTCTTCGCTTTGCGATAAGGGAGGTCTGCCCAACAGTTCTGCATTTCCTGTTTTAGCAAACTCCATCAACTTTTTAATAAATACTTCCTGGGCGGGCGTAGGCTGTAAATTGTATAGTACCTCATTTTTAACCGGACGGTCAATCCCTATATCTTTTGCTGTCCTGTAATCTGTGATTTCAGAATAGAACTGGGCCAGTTCCGGTACTTTGATAAAGAAGCGGAAACGCTCTTTTGCAACGATATTGTTAGCCACCGAAAATTCGTAATC
This window of the Chitinophaga sancti genome carries:
- the tnpB gene encoding IS66 family insertion sequence element accessory protein TnpB (TnpB, as the term is used for proteins encoded by IS66 family insertion elements, is considered an accessory protein, since TnpC, encoded by a neighboring gene, is a DDE family transposase.) — its product is MLSLAGYNFYIYTSAADMRMGINGLSGIVRNQMALDPLAKGIIYLFFNGRLTQVKMLQFDGDGQALYYKRLARGTFGKPVYDPGCQAMMIERKDVMLILEGIEIKYRKRYERKSGKSPDQPNQ
- the tnpA gene encoding IS66 family insertion sequence element accessory protein TnpA, producing the protein MRKKQIQRSLPGSPLKVDMAFHVRQQPDSGMIISEYCRAHQISEGSFYYWLKKTNNTSPVPSSPPAILPVKIVASSNEPVNSNLFAEVRGIAIYQPVPAEYLLTLLNH
- a CDS encoding helix-turn-helix domain-containing protein — its product is MAKTIKNYGFFSYEVNEALHLSEKEEEILENIFKNIENEYQSNIDQFSQDVIIAHIELILQYSNRFYNRQFITRKIANNEILVRLEKLLDDYFNDDEKLVAGLPTVQQIAEHLNISPNYLSDMLRSITGQTTQHHIHEKLIEKAKELLTTSNLSISEIAYRLGFEYPQSFNKLFKKKTDISPLEFRQSFN
- a CDS encoding helix-turn-helix domain-containing protein, with the protein product MKSIVLYNFINEKYGKPLLVDIVPISEINKYIETEPTHRLTFYDLTFIIGGNENVFINQTELKVKAGDVICSIPGEIWSWQQQTAMQGYALLFEEDFLISFFNDKQFLNKFSYLRSDRTSPLIHLNKKLFKNVVTHLEQIDREIQKGISSSEHMLRALVYMILALLEQAVVVPIENTEMSSKEEQANRHIKAFVKLADEHYLRSHEVKFFADKLFITSNYLNRMTKKYLGSTAKSYLLKKLIQEAKNLLDYTTLSVAEISSQLKFETPSYFVRIFSKYAGMTPKQYRDKISLD
- a CDS encoding DUF6616 family protein, encoding MKYFIEMFSPTQAWMDLNKEQRTKYLDHVNEVSKEMMENGVAIIAMQENDADTIHRAGYNFFVIWTIETAELEEAVQKLMLSEGWFNYFDQLNLKGEPSDIFGKLING
- a CDS encoding carboxylesterase family protein, coding for MDNEKTTVTQTTRSWLGIPYATAQRFRSPILLPFNPNLPYDKKGVAPLQAGNTSWLEADSGFSEDCLNLNVWAPENINEKPLPVVVYIYGGGWMSGANSQTVSNASGLAATGRVIGVSINYRLGAFGALSLSQYGGALAEATNLCLQDMITALKWVQANIAHFGGDPNNVTITGHSAGAFSALALLAAPSAYGLFHRIAAFSGMPSRQVPAWSAEECAIEVLTALGILDNPEELLQIEASLLAETMNNTIYTDPGVGHGVDNNCVATVDDKNQPNGVLIDHPMSVLQSGRHKDIDIMFSSTTYETGYWVLYKTEDFDPKSIDNLVKEFAYRNRIPRSRAKKIIDAYNVDGRTPVEIRGLLLTDYSFTLPQARGALAHAAAGGKAYLLCIGPVEGVPAVHGTEMYGIVGQQAPDASDEQIVRDNFVRDALLDFATGNHSQLWDPVSTELISQGIGNPPYDPTVHAQEVLQIFEGVERP
- a CDS encoding DUF4440 domain-containing protein, producing the protein MNKVFNIMKDEKTKVWYYKNDEEKQIAEHIIGLEEAALEKWFNGDTSGYAELWSKRSFTYFDAVATSRAENFDDIIPLLKKVEGNLKADSYEVRDPRVQLGKDMAVLTYQLFAKTNLINIDYNCIEVFQKEEDGKWYAIHSTWSVIRPMDVNFSIFKEVV
- a CDS encoding helix-turn-helix domain-containing protein, producing the protein MKAIHQYNFYRKKYGLDLPIDVVAIKDFKKFIDKNPIHRLSYFDLTFIVEGNEELDINEYRMLVGRGDIVCSFPGQVWRWQENTKLEGYALVFEEDFLLSFFRDRYFLRNLNYLQVHRSSPLLTTNEEQFEILLQHLKLLRSEILKRAGSNTDVLRALLYLILSLLKDCDLKPLNNVEQTKGLAINRYIESFTALVETNFLTRRDLSFYADKLFITTNYLNKITKEVLGTTAKTYILNKTIGEAKNLLNYSSMSIAEISEKLNIETPSYFVRMFRKSTGMTPREFRNNSESKSGN
- a CDS encoding SDR family oxidoreductase, translated to MTKIALVTGANKGIGYETAKQLAEQNIKVLLGARNETEGKKAETALRDLSLDVTYVKLDISNSADIENVKNYIENEYGALDILINNAAVFLDSAWFGNNVETVPLQTLRDTFDINYFGTVELTQALLPLIKKSESGRIVNISSVSGSFGVHLDETHWLYQLKPYAYSASKTALNQFTVFLANALKETNIKVNAANPGWVQTSIGSDQAPLTPEEGAKTGVALALLDEHGPTGTFSQSGEILPW
- a CDS encoding helix-turn-helix domain-containing protein, translated to MKTSDALSSIDTKNSPAILGTLHSDTGVFSIIDLSVGDNSILSFEYSRKTFYTVTLLQGDYQLEFEDRSIDISGNSLLFTTTKVPFGIKSSDMGYAGISCVFKEEFITKANSGYRLLEFPIYKPGRQNIYSLTDEQTNDFITIYNKIFDETHADSVYKENLQRTHLLELIFNGQKLAPANSFVKTNNTSEVITCSFIRLLESQFPVESQQDTIKLKTPKDFADSLSLHPNYLNRQVKLSKGRTVSNIIASRLIQEAMILLKLTDWHIAEISYSLGFEEPSHFNLFFKKHTEGSPTDYRKLHKE
- a CDS encoding MmcQ/YjbR family DNA-binding protein — protein: MNIEEFREYCLSFKGSHDKMPFNKANSDYDKNIMTFSVMDKWFCFVNIENFDFCDLKCDPEVSKQLQDEYEGVTPGYHMNKEHWISVHFKKDVPKSKIELLVQNSYNLVVAGLTKKQQEDLAKIS
- a CDS encoding RteC domain-containing protein, encoding MNKYYSEKINSLNYQINELIAELENPILLSEQVIELILLTLADLKVFVLKRGFKNDEEEIYFFKYQKPVIVSKLIYYNAIYKIETGKPYGTKRTNKYLKKELKKLKKFFDNNFDFYKYHRNNNDFLDDKLFLRGKHDIKLCLDTYYFESDHSFSTSHDYKVAKIMANDLIQLYLKNKIFITKKKALKDLGPPNIFLNWTGSKAGMIELIYALHYQGVFDNGSTDIRLIAEYFEQLFGVDLGNFYHTYLEIRNRKINRTKFLDKLRDTLIKKMDEQDAKQYNQ